From Pan paniscus chromosome 6, NHGRI_mPanPan1-v2.0_pri, whole genome shotgun sequence, one genomic window encodes:
- the LOC117980958 gene encoding bifunctional methylenetetrahydrofolate dehydrogenase/cyclohydrolase, mitochondrial-like yields MCLDQYSMLPATPWGVWEIIKRTGIPTLGKNVVVAGRSKNVGMPIAMLLHTDGAHERPGGDATVTISHRYTPKEQLKKHTILADIVISAAGIPNLITADMIKEGAAVIDVGINRVHDPVTAKPKLVGDVDFEGVRQKAGYITPVPGGVGPMTVAMLMKNTIIAAKKVLRLEEREVLKSKELGVATN; encoded by the coding sequence ATGTGTTTGGATCAGTATTCCATGTTACCGGCTACCCCATGGGGTGTGTGGGAAATAATCAAGCGAACTGGCATTCCAACCCTAGGGAAGAATGTGGTTGTGGCTGGAAGGTCAAAAAATGTTGGAATGCCCATTGCAATGTTACTGCACACAGATGGGGCGCATGAACGTCCCGGAGGTGATGCCACTGTTACAATATCTCATCGATATACTCCCAAAGAGCAGTTGAAGAAACATACAATTCTTGCAGATATTGTAATATCTGCTGCAGGTATTCCAAATCTGATCACAGCAGATATGATCAAGGAAGGAGCAGCAGTCATTGATGTGGGAATAAATAGAGTTCACGATCCTGTAACTGCCAAACCCAAGTTGGTTGGAGATGTGGATTTTGAAGGAGTCAGACAAAAAGCTGGGTATATCACTCCAGTTCCTGGAGGTGTTGGCCCCATGACAGTGGCAATGCTAATGAAGAATACCATTATTGCTGCAAAAAAGGTGCTGAGGCTTGAAGAGCGAGAAGTGCTGAAGTCTAAAGAGCTTGGGGTAGCCACTAATTAA